The Catenulispora sp. MAP5-51 DNA window TCTTCGCCGCCGACACCGGCAGCATGTCCACCCGCACCGGCGCGTGTGCCAGCGAGTGGTCGCCGGTCATCGCAAAGGCCGCGCCGAGCATCACCGGCGGCGACATGGGCAAGCTGGGGATGACCGCCCGCGCCGACGGAACCATGCAGGTCACCTTCAACGGGCACCCGCTGTATTACTTCGCCGGGGACAACAAGCCGGGCGACACCAACGGCCAGGCGCTGAACGCGTTCGGGGCGGAATGGTACCTTACCGGCGCAGACGGCAACAAGATCGACAATTCTCGAACACAGACGCCGGTGACCGCTCCCGAGACGACAGGACGCTGCGATGAACGAGAGCAGGGCTCGGGCCGCGGTCACCGGCACCGCTGTCGTGGCCGTCGCCGCCGCGGTGACGGCGGCGGTGTACCTGGTGGCCGATCATCACACCCCGGACTACGCCACGTCGCTGTTCGGCCAGACCGGACAGGACAGTGTGCGCCTGAAGGCCCAGCTCGGCACCGGCCTGCTGGCCTTGGCGCTGGTCCAACTCACGTTGGCTTTGTGGATGTACCGGCGGCTGCCAGGTCTGTCCCGGTCCGACCGGACGCCGCGTGCGGTGTCCAGGACGCATCGGCTCGTCGGGGTCGTCGCCTTCGCGTTGAGCATCCCCATCGCTGTCCACTGCATCCTCACATACGGCATCGAGATGTCCACGTCACGAACTGCGGCACACTCGATCGCAGGGTGCTTCTTCTACGGCGCCTTCGCCGCAAAGGTCCTAGTCGTCCGTAGCCGGTCGCTGCACAGATGGGTGCTTCCCGTCATGGGCGGGCTGTTGGTAGCCACTGTGGCCGTGCTCTGGTACACCGCAGCATGGTGGTTCTTCACCAGCCAATGAGCCCTGCCGGCCGCTTTCGGTGACTCCCACCCGCGACGTATGGCGCCTTGCCGACAAGGACCTGGCCCTCCGCGCGGAAGAGCCCGATTTACGACCGTCGTATCTACCCGCATACCGGGTCAGTGCACCCGGCTTCGCACCAGATTCAACTCGCGTATGCGCGCCGCCCCGCCGCGGTCCGCCAAATCTCGCGCCCGACGCGATCGAACGGGCTGAAGGGCTGGCACTGCGATGGACCGAGCACTGCTGGCGGATTTTCTGCGGGCCCGCCCCGAGGCGCTGAAGCCGGAGAACGTCAAGCTTCCCCCGCGGCTCCGGCGTCGTGCCAGTGGGCTGTGGCGCGAGGAAGCCGCGGTGCTGGCGGGCAGGGCCCGCACCGCTGCGCCTGTTCGGGTGATGATCGCCAGGGCCGGGCGTGTGGATCCGGCTCTTGACTGTCTCGGCTCGGCACGATGGCTACGTTGCGCGACAGGCATCTGACGGTTGGAGCAGCCGTGTCGGTGCCGGTCGCGAGTTCGGCACCGCCCTCTGGGGCTCCGGACGCCCGTTGCTGCGAAGTTGGGTCCCGACTGATAGGAAACGCGGTGTCCGAACGGCTGTCAGAACAGTCAGTGCGAGGCGAATTTACGCATGTGCTGCGCAAGCTGCCGCAGGTAACCGCGCTGTTTTGGGTGTTGAAGACAATCGCGGTCACGTTGGGCGAGACCTCCGGTGATCTGCTGGGTATTACCTTCGGCCTCGGATACGCCACGGCCGCGATCGTGGTCGCCGTATACTTCATCGCCGCCGTGACAGCGCAGGTTCGCGCGCACCGGTTCCGCCCCGCGCTGTACTGGACGGTGGTTTTGGGCACCAGCATGGTCGGTACCGAAATCTCCGATCTCCTCAACCGCGGCTTCGGCCACGGCAGCGCCCCAGAGGGCATCGGCTACGGCTGGGGAGCGGTGCTGCTGACCTGCGTGCTGGTGCTGGTGTTCCTTGCCTGGTGGCGTACCGGCCAGACCTTTGACGTGGAGAACATCTCCAGCCACACCGGCGAGATCCTGTACTGGGCCGCGATCCTGGTCTCCAACACCCTGGGAACCTCCAGCGGCGACTGGCTCGCCGACGACACCGGCCTG harbors:
- a CDS encoding DUF6529 family protein — protein: MNESRARAAVTGTAVVAVAAAVTAAVYLVADHHTPDYATSLFGQTGQDSVRLKAQLGTGLLALALVQLTLALWMYRRLPGLSRSDRTPRAVSRTHRLVGVVAFALSIPIAVHCILTYGIEMSTSRTAAHSIAGCFFYGAFAAKVLVVRSRSLHRWVLPVMGGLLVATVAVLWYTAAWWFFTSQ